The following coding sequences are from one Bradyrhizobium sp. 200 window:
- a CDS encoding aspartate aminotransferase family protein gives MTSLYQREAQSISTLAHLRFYPLALTGGTGARLIADDGRELLDFAASWGAASLGHSDPRIRAAVDRALSNQAGASYLSSANAATVQLAEKLLSLVPSRAAGRIWFGHSGSDANETVARTVVAATGRPRIISFSGAYHGGTTGSAAVSGHPSQVIPKAPGLTLVPYPNSYAEGDQAAEKALAELDRLLEGPVPPREVAAFFIEPIQSDGGMLVPPAGFFTEIERRCRKYGILIVSDEVKVGLGRTGQLHAFSHHSIEPDIVVFGKGLGGGLPISAVAGPEAIMNFAPAFAFQTLHGNPVCAAAALAVLKAIETGQLAENAAKVGAHLLSRLQTLKQGHPLIGDVRGQGLAIGVELVTDRATRKPAKRETAMTAYRAFEYGLVLFYVGVNSNVLEFTPPLTLTHEEADRGVEMLDMALTDVEQGKVDPSQASAFAGW, from the coding sequence ATGACCTCCTTGTATCAGCGTGAAGCACAATCAATCTCAACGCTGGCTCATCTCCGCTTCTATCCATTGGCGCTAACGGGGGGAACGGGGGCGAGGTTGATAGCAGATGACGGCAGGGAGCTTCTGGATTTCGCGGCGTCCTGGGGCGCTGCAAGCCTAGGCCATTCCGATCCTCGCATACGGGCGGCGGTTGACCGTGCGCTCTCCAACCAGGCCGGAGCAAGCTATCTTTCGAGCGCCAATGCAGCGACAGTGCAGCTGGCGGAAAAGCTCCTTTCGCTGGTGCCTTCGCGGGCTGCGGGTAGGATCTGGTTCGGCCACTCCGGTTCGGATGCCAATGAAACAGTCGCACGCACGGTTGTCGCAGCAACAGGCCGGCCCCGCATAATCTCCTTCTCTGGTGCGTATCACGGCGGCACGACCGGATCCGCCGCAGTCTCCGGCCACCCGTCACAGGTCATACCGAAAGCACCCGGCTTGACACTAGTGCCTTATCCGAACAGCTATGCCGAAGGGGACCAAGCGGCGGAAAAGGCGCTTGCAGAACTCGATCGCCTGCTTGAAGGTCCCGTACCTCCGCGAGAGGTAGCGGCCTTTTTTATTGAGCCAATCCAATCCGACGGTGGAATGTTGGTTCCTCCAGCCGGCTTCTTTACAGAAATCGAACGCCGATGCCGCAAGTACGGGATCCTGATCGTCAGCGACGAGGTGAAAGTCGGACTGGGCAGAACCGGGCAGCTACATGCCTTTTCGCATCATAGCATCGAGCCCGATATCGTGGTGTTCGGGAAGGGTCTCGGCGGCGGCTTGCCTATCTCGGCAGTCGCAGGGCCAGAAGCAATCATGAATTTTGCGCCAGCCTTCGCGTTTCAGACGTTGCATGGAAATCCAGTCTGCGCCGCCGCGGCGTTAGCTGTGCTCAAGGCAATCGAAACCGGTCAGCTGGCGGAGAATGCTGCAAAAGTTGGAGCTCATTTACTTTCCCGTCTCCAGACCTTGAAGCAGGGCCATCCGCTGATTGGCGACGTCCGCGGTCAGGGCCTGGCGATCGGAGTCGAACTGGTCACGGACCGTGCGACAAGGAAGCCAGCCAAGAGAGAAACTGCAATGACGGCTTATCGCGCCTTCGAATACGGATTGGTGTTGTTCTACGTTGGCGTTAACTCGAACGTGCTCGAGTTTACCCCACCCTTGACGTTGACCCATGAGGAGGCGGACCGCGGTGTGGAAATGCTCGACATGGCCCTTACAGACGTCGAACAGGGCAAAGTCGATCCTTCGCAGGCGAGCGCCTTTGCGGGCTGGTAG
- a CDS encoding amidase family protein, translating to MSIKDLYVSSDALGLAANVRKGEVSARELVEVAIECIEDINPQLNAVISKRYDYARALADRAVTDVPFAGVPFLLKDLTLEWEGFPVTNGSAYFKHYTATSSWELAKRMKAAGLIPLGKTNTPEMGRSSSTEPRLYGATKNPWHPEIVAGGSSGGSGAAVASRMVPIADASDGGGSIRMPASLNGLVGLKPSRGRITFGPDVVELVYGGVVYLCLSRTVRDTAAYLDAVAGAMPGDPYALPLPERPYLSLLSDKKPPQLKIGFTTTEPDGRPLGTEQRRAVAAAVKACEALGHEVLETDFTYDFEHMMKLSVRIHAAKSAAYFDSSASKIGRKVTKDDVENVTWEDIQLGRSLSAVQHSQDIEAMRRFARNFVTQFHAFDVVISPVLADLPHPRGWLEMSLDPESFDHRLSGDLKFTAPLNQTGQPAISLPLHQTEDGKPIGVQFAARIGDEAALISLAGQLEQVLPWKERKPQIIAG from the coding sequence ATGAGCATCAAGGATCTCTATGTTAGCAGCGATGCGCTTGGTCTCGCCGCGAACGTTAGAAAGGGCGAAGTTTCCGCGCGTGAGCTCGTTGAGGTTGCGATCGAATGCATCGAGGATATCAATCCGCAGCTGAATGCCGTCATCTCCAAGCGGTACGATTATGCACGAGCACTTGCTGATCGCGCGGTTACTGATGTGCCCTTCGCAGGCGTCCCCTTTCTGCTGAAGGACCTGACCCTCGAGTGGGAGGGATTTCCGGTCACCAACGGCAGCGCTTATTTCAAGCATTATACTGCGACCTCAAGCTGGGAGCTTGCGAAACGGATGAAGGCGGCGGGCCTAATTCCCCTCGGCAAGACGAACACTCCCGAGATGGGCCGTTCCTCATCTACCGAGCCGCGCCTCTACGGCGCCACCAAGAATCCTTGGCATCCAGAAATCGTGGCCGGCGGGTCGAGCGGCGGATCCGGGGCGGCGGTAGCTTCGCGGATGGTCCCCATCGCGGACGCGAGCGATGGCGGCGGCTCGATTCGCATGCCGGCGTCTCTCAACGGCCTCGTCGGTCTGAAGCCCTCGCGCGGGCGGATAACCTTCGGGCCTGATGTGGTCGAGCTCGTGTATGGCGGGGTGGTATACCTGTGCCTGTCGCGGACGGTCCGCGACACCGCCGCCTATCTCGACGCCGTCGCCGGCGCCATGCCTGGAGATCCGTACGCGCTGCCGCTTCCCGAGCGCCCCTATCTTTCTTTGCTGTCCGATAAAAAACCGCCGCAGCTCAAGATCGGCTTCACCACGACGGAGCCTGACGGGCGGCCATTGGGCACCGAACAGCGTCGGGCGGTCGCAGCGGCAGTGAAAGCATGCGAGGCGCTTGGGCACGAGGTACTGGAGACCGACTTCACATATGATTTCGAGCACATGATGAAGCTTTCTGTCCGGATCCACGCGGCGAAGTCGGCCGCATACTTCGACAGCTCAGCGTCGAAGATCGGCCGTAAAGTAACCAAGGACGACGTCGAGAATGTCACGTGGGAGGACATCCAACTCGGCCGCTCGCTGAGCGCCGTGCAACACTCTCAGGACATCGAAGCGATGCGCCGGTTCGCTCGCAATTTCGTGACGCAATTCCATGCGTTCGACGTGGTGATCTCGCCCGTCCTCGCCGACCTGCCGCATCCCCGCGGGTGGTTGGAGATGTCGCTGGATCCTGAGAGCTTCGACCACCGTTTGTCCGGCGACCTGAAGTTTACGGCGCCGCTCAATCAAACCGGACAGCCAGCGATCTCGCTTCCGCTTCATCAGACGGAAGATGGCAAGCCGATCGGTGTGCAGTTCGCCGCCCGGATCGGCGACGAGGCGGCGCTCATCTCGCTCGCTGGCCAGCTCGAGCAGGTGCTGCCTTGGAAGGAAAGGAAGCCGCAAATTATCGCCGGATGA
- a CDS encoding amidase — MLTQLYKDSDAVGLSERVRKKDVTALELVEQAIHEIERLNPRLNAVTARLYDQARKSAARPLPDGPLSGVPFLLKDLSVEWKGFPVTNGCRYFKDYVATTDWDVAKRVRNAGLIPLGKTNVPENGWCIATEPKLFGPTINPWNANVSAGGSSGGSAVAVACGMVPLAEASDGGGSIRVPAANNGLVGLKPSRGRLTFGPDVVDYWYGAVVFLCVSRTVRDTTAYLDTVAGAHPGDPYALPLPEKPYLSTLSEAPRRLRIGLTTRSPNGSPIHPEVANAVKTAAKICADLGHDVEEHDLIYNVETFKQTFARITGVQSAAFFNGCAERFGRPVTPEDVEPATWGIIELGKTVSGIQHSDDIEAMRKMSRKIVEELTPFDVYLAPVLPVPPRPAGWYDMSEPDIHVYNERLISDILFTAPFNCTGQPAITIPVYYSADDVPIGVQFVGGIGDEATLLRLAAQVETAYPWKDRHPSVFEN; from the coding sequence ATGTTGACCCAACTCTACAAAGACAGCGACGCCGTCGGGTTGTCGGAACGCGTACGGAAAAAAGACGTGACGGCGCTCGAACTAGTGGAGCAGGCGATCCACGAAATCGAACGGCTCAACCCGAGGCTCAACGCGGTGACTGCCAGGCTGTACGATCAGGCCCGCAAGAGCGCGGCCCGGCCGCTTCCGGACGGCCCGCTCTCTGGCGTTCCGTTCCTGCTCAAGGACCTTTCCGTCGAGTGGAAAGGTTTCCCCGTTACGAACGGCTGCCGCTACTTCAAGGATTATGTGGCGACGACCGACTGGGACGTCGCGAAGCGCGTGCGAAACGCGGGCCTGATCCCGCTCGGCAAGACCAATGTTCCGGAGAATGGCTGGTGCATTGCCACGGAGCCAAAGCTCTTTGGCCCGACGATCAATCCGTGGAATGCAAACGTGAGCGCCGGCGGTTCGAGCGGTGGCTCCGCAGTTGCAGTCGCGTGCGGAATGGTTCCGCTAGCGGAAGCGAGTGACGGCGGCGGATCGATCCGCGTACCGGCCGCAAATAATGGACTCGTGGGACTCAAGCCCTCTCGCGGTCGCCTGACGTTTGGGCCGGATGTGGTGGATTATTGGTATGGTGCGGTGGTCTTCCTCTGTGTCTCGCGCACCGTCCGCGACACCACCGCCTATCTGGACACCGTCGCGGGAGCGCATCCCGGCGATCCCTACGCGCTGCCACTTCCGGAAAAGCCGTATCTCTCCACACTTTCGGAGGCGCCGCGCCGTCTGCGCATCGGCCTAACCACGCGTTCTCCCAACGGATCGCCGATCCATCCAGAGGTCGCGAATGCAGTCAAAACGGCCGCCAAAATCTGCGCGGATCTTGGCCATGATGTCGAGGAGCATGACCTGATCTACAACGTCGAAACGTTTAAGCAGACCTTCGCCCGCATCACCGGCGTCCAGTCGGCGGCCTTCTTCAATGGCTGCGCTGAACGCTTTGGCAGGCCAGTGACGCCAGAGGACGTGGAGCCCGCGACTTGGGGAATTATCGAGCTCGGCAAGACTGTGTCGGGCATCCAGCATTCAGACGACATCGAAGCGATGCGCAAAATGTCGCGCAAAATCGTCGAAGAGCTGACGCCATTCGACGTCTACCTTGCGCCCGTCCTTCCGGTCCCGCCACGGCCGGCCGGCTGGTACGACATGTCTGAACCTGACATTCACGTGTACAACGAGCGGCTCATCAGTGACATCTTATTCACCGCGCCCTTCAATTGCACTGGACAACCTGCGATCACCATTCCCGTGTACTACAGCGCCGACGATGTCCCGATAGGTGTGCAGTTCGTTGGCGGGATTGGCGACGAGGCCACGCTTCTGAGACTCGCCGCACAGGTCGAGACCGCCTATCCGTGGAAGGATCGGCATCCGTCCGTTTTTGAGAATTAG
- a CDS encoding branched-chain amino acid ABC transporter permease, producing the protein MASLRNGKAWLLGILLVAGLVVPILVEDTYLRHLFIISFVYGIVAASWDLTLGYAGIFNFAHIAFFGVGIYATALAAKLLGIDPWIAMLIGGIAASAAAAIVALPIVRLQGVYVVLVTFAFSQLVFQLVISQSQVTGGTNGIVRIPTLSMPGHNFLRDYKLGYYYVAFALLVAATVCLRLLVRSDFGLSIKALRDNEDYGVSRGIPIARQRLKALVASAFFTGVAGGFYVIYLRVASPEIFDFSTASLVLSMVLVGGTSSIYGPIVAALVLTFISEGLANINNFAEGRFMLVSVAMIVVLLFFPKGLASVLPAALARRHEKRDRESRNWKGTRVVPNDQKNGTALPPISLDRST; encoded by the coding sequence ATGGCGAGCCTCCGCAACGGTAAGGCCTGGCTGCTCGGCATCCTGCTCGTCGCAGGACTCGTCGTGCCGATCCTCGTCGAAGACACCTATCTGCGACATCTCTTCATCATCTCGTTCGTTTATGGGATCGTCGCTGCGAGCTGGGACCTCACGCTCGGCTATGCCGGCATCTTCAATTTTGCTCATATTGCATTCTTCGGGGTCGGGATCTACGCGACGGCGCTGGCGGCGAAGCTTCTTGGGATCGACCCGTGGATCGCGATGCTGATTGGCGGGATCGCCGCGTCGGCCGCCGCCGCCATTGTCGCCCTGCCGATCGTGCGCCTGCAGGGCGTCTATGTGGTGCTTGTCACTTTCGCCTTCAGCCAGCTCGTGTTCCAGCTCGTCATAAGCCAATCACAGGTTACCGGAGGCACGAATGGCATAGTGCGCATACCCACGCTCTCGATGCCAGGCCACAATTTCCTGCGCGACTACAAGCTCGGCTACTATTACGTCGCCTTTGCGTTACTAGTCGCCGCGACCGTCTGTCTGCGCTTACTGGTGCGCTCGGATTTCGGCCTTTCGATCAAGGCCCTGCGCGACAATGAGGACTATGGTGTGTCGCGCGGCATCCCGATCGCGCGGCAGCGCCTGAAGGCGCTTGTCGCAAGCGCCTTTTTCACCGGGGTGGCCGGTGGCTTCTACGTCATCTACCTGCGGGTGGCGTCGCCGGAGATCTTCGACTTTTCGACCGCCTCGCTCGTCCTCAGCATGGTGCTCGTCGGAGGTACGTCGAGCATCTACGGTCCGATCGTCGCCGCGCTCGTGCTGACGTTCATCTCGGAAGGCCTCGCCAACATCAATAACTTCGCCGAAGGTCGCTTCATGCTGGTCTCCGTGGCCATGATCGTCGTCCTCCTGTTCTTTCCAAAGGGGCTTGCCTCGGTCCTGCCAGCGGCTTTGGCGCGACGACACGAGAAGCGCGATCGTGAGAGCAGAAACTGGAAGGGAACACGGGTGGTGCCGAACGACCAAAAGAACGGGACTGCGCTACCTCCTATTTCGTTGGATCGTTCGACCTAA
- a CDS encoding branched-chain amino acid ABC transporter permease translates to MTADMLSAILVSGIVLGSGYALMASGLSLVWSTLGIFNFAHGVLMTLGAYVAWTVSNAAGLDLGLAAGAALAVAALIGAGILLERMVVRPFYGHRDILLISVMTTLAAMIFLQKGIQLLWGARLKQLAPILPGNVPLWRTTISAQEALIMVVAPLLLGALWLFLRRSRIGRGIRAVGQNPDSARLIGIDVSRLFIITFALSAVLAGLTGVLLGSVRLLTPEFGADPLVKALIIVIFGGLGSLGGTIAAAYLMGIVEAALTFYVGIYWTPSMIFLLLIVVLLFRPQGLSGKVVR, encoded by the coding sequence ATGACGGCCGACATGCTTAGCGCCATTCTTGTCAGCGGTATCGTGCTTGGCTCGGGCTATGCCCTGATGGCGAGCGGACTGTCGCTGGTCTGGTCGACACTCGGCATCTTCAATTTCGCTCACGGGGTACTGATGACGCTCGGCGCCTATGTCGCCTGGACGGTCTCGAACGCCGCCGGTCTCGATCTCGGGCTCGCTGCGGGCGCTGCCCTCGCGGTAGCCGCCCTGATCGGCGCCGGCATTCTGCTCGAACGCATGGTCGTTCGGCCGTTCTACGGTCATCGTGATATCTTGCTCATCAGCGTGATGACGACGCTCGCCGCGATGATCTTCTTGCAGAAGGGGATTCAACTCCTGTGGGGGGCGAGGCTCAAGCAACTCGCCCCGATCCTGCCGGGCAACGTGCCGCTATGGCGCACCACGATCTCGGCGCAGGAAGCGCTTATTATGGTGGTCGCGCCGCTGTTGCTCGGCGCGCTTTGGCTCTTCCTCCGTCGTTCGCGGATCGGACGCGGAATAAGGGCAGTCGGGCAGAACCCGGATAGCGCCCGGCTCATTGGGATCGACGTCTCTCGTCTCTTCATCATTACTTTCGCCCTGTCGGCTGTTCTTGCGGGCTTGACCGGCGTACTCCTCGGCTCGGTCCGTCTGCTCACCCCGGAATTCGGCGCCGATCCCCTGGTCAAGGCATTGATTATCGTGATTTTCGGCGGGCTCGGCTCGCTCGGAGGAACGATCGCCGCCGCATACCTCATGGGCATCGTCGAGGCGGCGCTGACCTTTTACGTCGGCATCTACTGGACGCCCTCCATGATCTTCCTCCTCTTGATCGTCGTCCTCCTCTTCCGGCCGCAGGGACTGTCAGGAAAGGTGGTGCGCTGA